From a single Miscanthus floridulus cultivar M001 chromosome 8, ASM1932011v1, whole genome shotgun sequence genomic region:
- the LOC136474901 gene encoding protein CPR-5-like — protein sequence MDGAHIAAASLEAGGASSSASSASSYGGSASGRSWLRKGVHLRRRRRRVVAVKGGERAGGGDVQDLALPFGMSFAAVLAQVLNRCSGSEGRLGPDVLSKMCTSAVKESLTNIYGDKFQSFMSNFEKAFGSTLRTIHLINETPVYEQDMAQCSYKDGNSVPDEIKLGGADSLPEIKLGGADSQSQIHDVQADMPPSSMNNQIVLHTGVNHQLVHLTRSRSNPEIDQHILSVFERSLNEQARSNELKELVIGLTMRKLQLSRSQLALSSDSHMLEKIKVRMGFQKASFKEKKFKTEMEDTKHAELFRKLIDMLLTAVVLMSVCFGYGTCIYSYQRITAATSACAAISREYTSWWMPSSVSAFNSGLLLFKCHVIAATRIFFGILMLLLIGWLIFQRSTMTGPNMPLTFNVMILGVLCGYFGSRCLWLLGVQW from the exons ATGGACGGGGCCCATATCGCCGCCGCCTCGCTGGAGGCCGGCGGGGCGTCCTCGTCGGCGTCGTCGGCCTCGTCTTACGGCGGCTCGGCGTCCGGGCGCTCCTGGCTACGGAAGGGGGTgcacctgcggcggcggcggcggcgggtggtggCCGTTAAGGGAGGGGAGAGAGCCGGTGGCGGCGATGTGCAGGATCTCGCGCTGCCTTTCGGGATGTCCTTCGCCGCGGTGCTTGCCCAG GTTCTAAATAGATGCAGTGGTTCTGAAGGAAGATTAGGACCTGATGTCCTCTCAAAG ATGTGTACCTCGGCAGTGAAGGAGTCCTTAACAAAT ATTTATGGTGACAAATTTCAGAGTTTCATGAGTAACTTTGAGAAAGCTTTTGGTAGTACACTGAGAACCATTCACCTTATCAATGAAACACCTGTCTATGAGCAAGATATGGCGCAATGTTCTTACAAAGATGGTAATTCTGTACCTGATGAAATCAAGTTGGGTGGTGCTGATTCATTACCTGAAATAAAGTTGGGTGGTGCTGATTCACAAAGTCAGATACATGATGTCCAGGCTGACATGCCCCCGAGTTCCATGAATAATCAGATTGTTCTTCATACGGGCGTCAATCATCAGCTGGTTCACCTTACTCGTAGCAGATCTAATCCAGAAATTGATCAGCACATCCTTAGTGTATTTGAGAGATCTCTGAATGAGCAAGCTCGTTCAAATGAGCTCAAGGAGCTTGTAATAGGACTTACTATGAGAAAATTGCAATTGAGCCGATCTCAGTTAGCTCTGAGCTCCGATTCACACATGTTAGAGAAGATCAAAGTTCGGATGGGATTTCAGAAAGCCTCTTTCAAAGAGAAGAAATTCAAGACTGAAATGGAGGATACAAAACATGCAGAACTTTTCAGGAAACTTATAGATATGCTTCTTACTGCAGTGGTACTCATGTCTGTCTGTTTTGGATATGGAACATGTATTTACTCGTACCAGCGTATAACTGCTGCTACTTCAGCCTGTGCAGCAATTTCAAGG GAGTATACATCTTGGTGGATGCCAAGTTCAGTGTCAGCATTCAACTCTGGTTTGTTGCTTTTCAAATGCCATGTGATAGCAGCAACAAGGATATTCTTTGGAATTTTGATGCTCCTATTAATTGGTTGGTTGATATTCCAGCGTTCTACAATGACTGGACCAAACATGCCATTAACATTCAATGTTATGATATTGGGAGTTCTTTGTGGTTATTTTGGAAGCCGTTGTTTGTGGTTATTGGgagttcaatggtga
- the LOC136474902 gene encoding pentatricopeptide repeat-containing protein At1g05750, chloroplastic-like, with protein sequence MAVAAAPFLALPPPPRSTKESQRAPRHAPRDVVSWTSTMAREARQGDLHAAAASLCAMLSSPAAPAPNDVTLLTVLSACAGSPSSPLARPLALTLHARALKLFPSHLLLCTCLERFYLASRLPHLALQLFDTMPVRSVVTYNTMISGLMRNGLVDAAFEVFDGMPGPDKVSWTALIDGFVKNGRHDEAIDCFRAMLLDGVKPDYITLIAVVSTCAEVGALGLGMWVHRLVLRQGLERNVRVANSPIHMYARCGQVNLAAQVFRSIRKRTVVSWNSMIVGFAANGRCTDAIELFEEMRRQGFKPDAVTLTGVLTACSHAGLTEHGLRYYDLMTTEYGVAARMEHYGCVVDLLGRAGRLDEAMHVVETMPLRPNEVVLGALLAGCRMHGDLDMAEQLMQHLFELDPGGDANYVLLSNIYAAVGKWDGAGKVRSLMKARGVKKQPGHSTVEIDGDVHEFVSSDRSHPQAEEIGQMLGLLRHEMAMYVCDDHGSSSLDGD encoded by the coding sequence ATGGCTGTGGCCGCGGCTCCGTTTCTCGCCCTTCCCCCACCTCCGCGCTCCACCAAAGAATCCCAACGCGCACCCCGCCATGCGCCGCGGGACGTTGTCTCCTGGACGTCCACCATGGCGCGCGAGGCGCGACAGGGTGACCTGCATGCGGCGGCTGCGTCTCTCTGCGCTATGCTCTCCTCCCCCGCTGCGCCGGCTCCGAACGACGTCACGCTGCTTACCGTCCTCTCCGCCTGCGCCGGCTCCCCATCCTCGCCGCTAGCCCGCCCCCTCGCCCTCACCCTCCACGCCCGCGCGCTCAAGCTATTCCCCTCCCACCTCCTCCTCTGCACCTGCCTCGAGCGGTTCTACCTCGCGTCCCGCCTCCCGCACCTCGCGCTCCAGCTGTTCGACACAATGCCTGTCCGCTCCGTCGTCACCTACAACACTATGATCTCCGGGCTTATGCGGAACGGCCTCGTGGACGCGGCGTTCGAGGTGTTCGACGGGATGCCCGGCCCGGACAAGGTCTCATGGACGGCGCTCATCGACGGGTTCGTCAAGAACGGGCGCCATGACGAGGCCATCGACTGCTTCCGCGCCATGCTGCTGGACGGCGTCAAGCCGGACTACATCACGTTGATCGCCGTCGTATCTACATGCGCGGAGGTAGGCGCGCTCGGGCTCGGGATGTGGGTGCACCGGCTCGTGCTCAGGCAGGGATTGGAGCGCAATGTCCGCGTTGCCAACTCGCCGATCCACATGTACGCGCGGTGCGGACAGGTGAACCTCGCAGCGCAGGTGTTCCGCTCCATTAGGAAGCGGACGGTGGTCTCCTGGAACTCGATGATCGTCGGGTTCGCAGCCAATGGCCGATGCACGGACGCGATCGAGCTCTTCGAGGAGATGCGGAGGCAGGGGTTCAAGCCGGACGCGGTGACGCTCACCGGCGTCCTCACGGCTTGCAGCCATGCCGGTCTCACTGAGCACGGCCTGAGGTACTACGACCTCATGACGACAGAGTACGGTGTCGCTGCGCGGATGGAGCACTACGGGTGCGTGGTCGACCTGCTCGGCCGTGCCGGGCGATTGGACGAGGCGATGCACGTGGTGGAGACGATGCCGCTGCGACCCAACGAGGTGGTGCTCGGGGCACTCCTCGCGGGCTGCCGGATGCACGGCGACCTGGACATGGCCGAGCAGCTGATGCAGCACCTCTTCGAGCTAGACCCCGGGGGCGACGCCAACTACGTGCTGCTTTCCAACATCTACGCGGCCGTCGGGAAGTGGGACGGCGCGGGGAAGGTCCGAAGCCTGATGAAAGCGCGCGGGGTGAAGAAACAGCCGGGGCACAGCACCGTGGAGATCGATGGCGACGTGCACGAGTTCGTGTCGAGCGATCGGTCCCATCCGCAGGCCGAGGAGATCGGCCAGATGCTTGGGCTACTGAGGCACGAGATGGCAATGTATGTTTGTGATGATCATGGAAGCAGCAGCTTGGATGGGGATTGA